The sequence CATACTTTATTCACAGCATTGCTACATCTGGTATCTCCTGGGTGgcagttttattatttccaatgcaaagaaatttaaacattgcataaagaaacagaaaattgtatACACTTCTGCATCAAGACaatagctaaaaaaaattatttcaaccTATACACTTCATAAATCTGTAAAAAGGTGCATAAATTTGAATTTATATTGTAAAAGAGTATGTATAATGAATAattttttgtatataaaaaacTGATGCTcttattcattttcaaatctaAATTTCATATCACAAGCCATGACAAAATTTTAGGTACATAaggaatatttctttcaaaattagtttattttcctAGCATAATCATATGTCCAAACATTTCTAGGTATTAAAACAAGTTTAATACTTAGATATAtaacaatattattttcagatagCTTCAATATTTCTTATTTGAGCTTTTCTGGTTATTacataaaatcagatttttcttttaaaatgtctaagGCTTCTAttactctttaaaatattttaaaatcatcacAACATGTCTGTTGCAATCAGAAAATGGAattcaaactgtttttccaaaacacaggttattaaaaaaataaaataaaataatcagcaaGCCAACCTCAAAACTTCTAATTAAAATTGCTCTGTGCTCCTACTATCACATTTTGGtttctaaaatctgttttcctttctttaaagtTTAAGTAAAGGTATTACTTTAATGATTCGATCTCTTAATTtgggtgtttttaaaatgaagaaggcTTTCATTGAGATGTTTACCTACTCAACACTTCTGCAGTTTCAAGTTGGCTAAACTGATGGATTGAAACAGGAAATAAGCTGCCAACAGGACAAGCGGGAACTGCCAACCAAGTCTTCATATTGTATCCATGACTTAGTGTCTTCAAGGAATCCAAAGATGATTTATTTCACTATTTATTTCATGCTCTCAGAGGTCAGTAAGTTTTATAATTATCTCCAAGCAATTTTCTCCACATCCTGTTAAGCTTTCTCTGAACAGCTGTGTGTGTTGCCATGCAGTTTCACCATCCCCTCCATTTAGAATTGCTTCCAATGTAACTTCTGTTGCACCACAAAAATCTGAGTAGGAGCAAAGATTTTTATctattggaagaaaaagataaacaatTAAGAAAACCTCTGCTCCAGACAGCATATAATGTTAGAATGCTTATTAAAAAGGGTAACTTTTAATGAATGTTTAAGGATCTGAGTCATAACTACTCACATTAATCtatcagcagcagaaaaaaaatagtggcagatttttttattattatttgtttattgttaATATTCAGAGGACTTAGTCAAGACTGAAGCCACCACATACACAAATATCTATCCTTCCAGGTAAAACACACAGGTATCTTGTATCCTCCATGTTTTTCCTAATCCTTCCGTGTTGCAGGCAGGGTTGTGTACACTACTCAACTCGGGTTTTGTACCAGTTTTTAATACCAATTTTGATTAAACACACAGTATTTTATTGACCTTGCTGAAGACTAAGTTAGAAAATTCAATGTGCATTATGTGTAATTATTAATATCTGCCCAGTGCTCTTCCTATATAAACTATTTATTTGCAATTACACTTGTGCTGCATGATATAATTCCACACTTACCTCCTAAGAGAGCAATTTCTGTTGTGGGAGAGTATACTCTCcactttatttttccactttgaaaTGTCTGACTGCTTGTCCTAATTGAAACGTTTTCTATTTTTAGACCAGCTGACTTGCATTCAAATTTCCAGCTGATGGAAGCAGAGGATGACCCCTCTTTTCTGGCTAAATAAACCTAAGTGGAAACAAGACAGACATTATGTCAAAAACCTGTGATGATCAACACATATCTAATTAATTACTGTAATAATGATATTATAACTTAATATAGTGTACTTCCATTCTTTATTAAGCCTctaaacatttaaaactgttcATAGCACACTTTTGTATACACTCATTCTGAACCCTTAAATCTATTCCACAGTTATGTAATCGTACATGATTCACAGCCCTTCACTAGGGACTTCACTAATCGATTTCAAAATGCTCATTAAAGCTTGACCCATGAAAATATCTACGCTCATTATTCTTAAAAAGCAGACTTCTGGCTTTTATATAAATCCACAGGCCCAAACactcaatttcatttttgttgctcAGTATTGCTGATGAAGAAAACTGTAAtgagtattttattctttagaTGTGGCTCCTGGCTGCACACCACTCCTAGAACTTCATGTCTTGGTTAAAGTAAATCATACATGCTGTCCACATACACGTCCTGTACTGGTATTATTTGAGCTGTTAGAGATTTGCATAATTTAATGTGTCCaacattaaatacattttgaatatCACGTGGCTGAAGAGTCAGGCTCATACATCAACATTTACTGAAGGGTTACTACGAATCCTCATAAGATTTTTGCAATATGCAGTACTTTCAACATGAGGCTACTTTCAAATCTGGTTCGTAAAACAAACATTGCAGGTTAAGAGACTCAAGCCAGCCACAATCCTTTTGGAATCCATAGTAACGAAACCATTACCAAAATTCTGATATGTCCAGACTTGTGTTTAATGTCATACTGAGTGGATTTAGGCAGCTCTTTAGTTTTTAAAACTGGAAGTAAAAACTCCGAATGAGATGATAATAAAGTACAGTAATATGCTTTACTAAGATCTCAccttaaaatagaaatatcatTCCCAGACAATAAGTcaggattttcattttattatgcaCCAAGGcacaaaaatgttaattctcATGCATAGGAAAGCTGGAAAACCCTAAAGGTGTGAGGTGTTACACCTGAAGATTACCTGTGGAAATGTAACAACATAACCTGCTTTCATGTAAATACAATCTTACTGTTCATGAAAGTGCTCATCTCCACACATGTATTTTAAGTACTTCAACTACTTTTAGCACGAGATTTTCCTTGATCAGAACTCACTGAACCGTCATTGCCTGTAAGGGTGCCAAAACTCTCCATTCATTACGATTTGGATGAGATACATTAAACACAGGCTTTAGGGATAAAAAACAAGTTAGTCTGGTTCATCTTCCATTGTTAATATCCAGACATTTAACCAGAAACCGACAAGTTtccatttgtgcttttttgaCTCTCCTCTAACTTTCACACTTGGATAGTCTTTTTCCAGTATAACTGGAAAAAAGCATGAATTCGGAAAATAACACCTCAGTCAGATTCTCTTCCACTTCTAGAAGACAAGCTTTTAAAACCCACGGATATCAGATCTTACAATGTTATCATCACCTATTGTGGGCTGCTTGTTTGAGCACTAGATGTCAAACTACCTCTAGGTAATCTTGCTACTGCCATGATCATCATACTGACTATGATGACCAATTGATGCATGCCATCTCCGTCATTTTGCAATGACACAGGAAAGACATAAGACACAACAGGCACTTCTTTTCTGTTACTCCTGGGCTAATACCTACAGTTATCTTTTTACACGTACTTTCCATTCATCACACACTAaatggtaaataaaatattttatggttGGTAAATTTCTTGGACTGCTGCTGAATCAAACTCCAAATTTGTACCTACTAGAGGTACttgagaagttaaaaaaaaacaacagaacaaccACCAACATGCAAACCCCAACCAACCCTTCCCTCTTCTACCTCCCATAATACAAACAACtcacaagaaaaatgtaattttagatTCATACAAAACCATTCTACAGGATGCTATTCCTGTGAAACTAATATTCTAACCCATAAGGCTGAGATATACCTACATCTATAGAGCTCCTATTTTTTCAAGGCCATTCTCTCATCCTTTATCCAGAAATACTGAGGAGCTCTTGAACACAAGGGTAAAGTCTTTCTGTCTGGTCTTATAGACCAGCTCCTCTATTTTATCTGATTAGTAGAGTTGAGCAGAACAGCAGACTTGTAATTGGTTTCACTGCAAAGACTGTTTCTTACAAAAGGAGGATGACTGATCATTGGAGACCTGAAGATATAATGTGCTACCAGATTTTTAGCAGATCTTAGGGAGGCAGAAAACAGATGTCCCTCATTCTgagtttttgttgctttcttttcctatcaATCTACTCTTCTGTAACATCTTTTATattattctctatttttttcttctcttttaggGATAATAACCTCTCTAAGTTATTCTCTGATAGCATTTTGCAAGTCATTTATGTATAGACccagaacagaaaatgtcagaagaGAATTATACACTTGCTCCATTTTTCATTACTGGGAAGCAAACCATTGCTTAAGCTGTAAGAATGTTTGGCCAGAGACCTTTCAGGCTGGTAGGATGACAGGGTAACAGAGCAATAACATGCTCTAGTCCCTGATAGGAAGGCTCAGTTCCACAGTTGGGAGCTGTCGCTGGAAAAGCTGTTTGCTGGTAAATGACCCTTTCCCATCCTACAGGCATCAATTCTCTTCTTCCTAGATTTAGAGCATATGATTCTTCTGCTGCTCAGTGTCCTGACAGATGGGAAGGAGTCTGGGCAGGGTATACAATAATCTGGCTAACTGACAGTTTTTTGCCTTCTTGCAGATGGAACCATAATGTTTAGGATGACAATTTCTTCCTTTGGCTGTGCATCACAGAGATATAATACACACTATAAAGCTATTCTcctaagccaaaaaaaaaaaaaaaaaggcaaaaaaaaaccaccacactttTTCAGAGAGAAGGATTGCTTTTCAATAAAACAGCAACGCATCCTAAGTTTGCCCAAAAGAATATTAAGgaacacagtttttaaaatttggtgCTCTAGCAAGGATTCTACCTTTCTGAAAGGTGAGCTGAAATTATTCCCAATTTCTTAAATCATCTGACAATCTTCTCTGAAGCTTAACAGTAACATTTACTAACATCAGCTAAATTGTATAGGCACCAAGAGAGGTTTTGATGTCAAACATGGGcaagaattttctgttttactcaCATTATCATACTTTCACGGTAGATTTAACACTTCTAATAAATGTTACCCTTACCATTTTCCAATCTGTTTCAACCTTTCTCCAAATAGACTCTGCCTTCCAAACACCAGCTTCCCAGccagttattttttcattattattggAAATCCGTATATAACTATCTTCCACTATATTGTAGGTGAGGTGGAAGAGTTTAgatgtcttctctttttcaaagggaacaaaaattacttcttttctcttctgaaaaaggcaaaaaaaaaaaaaccatcagcACATTCGATCCCCAGTGAATTTCGGTAAAACTACGTTACTTTTAATCAGTGTACCATGATTTCCCAATTCAGTTTTGCTGCcaattaggaaaataaaatttgaaaataaaaaacaccttaatttttaaagaggtcacagaacaaaagcatttctgcaaaaaataaatacataaataaacaaactactTTCTGACAATAGACTTGCATCTTTTAAAGAGAGGAACAAtactttgttgttttaatgtttcacATAATTACTTTCAGAAGCAAACCGTTAacataaaataagtaaatttaaGGAAAGAGATTAACATgttaagaataaaaatcttatATGTTGAGTATATTTCTAATTCTTTTATAATCAACAGGTAAATGGTTATTCTGAATGCCAAATGTGAGTCTGTGACTATCACAGGTGGCTTCTATATAATAACTTCAGAATCAACTTCAAGAAAAAGGTAAGCCACAAACTTTGTAAGTTCACagtattacttttttattatttattttttaaagaattttcattgttcttatgagtttcaggaaaaaaaaaatcaaatcttttaAACTATAGAGAACTGAAATCCTTCGTTTCTGAAACTTAATGTTATGAAACCCATTAATCTCACCTAACCACCTCTATTTAGGATTGATAATCATTCCAGATGACAGGATCACTACAAAATCAATGTCATGAGTGATGGTTTAAGTCACATCTTTACATACCAGCTCAAGCTAAAAACGTCTCAAGTTCTGGGAAACTATCTTATCataaaagaattcaaaataaagTCTTGCATTCTGAAATAGTTAAAAACATTGATAAGAAAACCATTTAGCCTTATGTGAACGGAACAAGCTCTTAAATAAGCTCTTAATTGTTCCTGCActgttttattaacaaaaatagtTGCTCAAAACCTGCTTCTAGGCTTTAACCAAAAGTACCTAATAATACAAGTacacaatttaaaaagttttcccAACAGCTTCCAACTGCCTTAAAACTTCCTAGTTCTGTTGCATCATAAgtaatcaaaaggaaaaaaaaatatttttaaattaacttttaagtACAAAACACACTTTCACGTGATTCAGTTACTGTCAAACATTTTTTGAATCAACAAACTACAGTAAGTCCTCAAAACTTTTTTGTGTGCCTCTACTGAACTCACAAACTGGCACCTAACACTTTTCCAAGTTCACTGTTTGAACAAACAGTCTTCAGTCTACCTACCACTAACTCATGAAGCACTATTCCTCTTCAGACCATAGCCACACAACCGCTAGAGTTAGCTACCTCTAGGATGGTCACCAGTGGAAAAGTTAAATACCTCTGAACCAGCTTCACCTCTGGCTACTCGCCAAGCCATTGAACCTGATGTCCTTCCACCAAATTCTCCTGGTTTAGGTGGCTTAGGAGAAATGAACTCAACAAGTTCCACGATTGTTCTTTGCAAGAGCtcactttttctgctttctgccaaGAATCGTTGTCTCTGAAAAGACGTTTAAGAAAAGAGTTAAAgggtcagaaaaaaatctatttttaattctgttctagACTGacaccagcaggaaaaaaatgaaaagagagtaACATTTAAAGTTTAGAATGGCTGttagaaacattaattttattccaCATGTGCAAATATAAATCAGTCATAACTGTAGTTATTTGACAGTGCTGTTTAGGtgctttttctgtgaattttcatGCAATAACTgtgtggatttattttaaaataagatttgtgCTATGTTTGTATTTGCTTGGATGGTAAAATACTTCCATAGCATATTTTTTAGTTATTCATATGCATTCTGTACCTTAGCTGTTCTTGATATtatctggggaaaaagaaagcaaacgtAATTATTGGGTCAAACTTTTCTTCTCTAAGGCTGAGTGATATGGCTGGCAGCAGTCTTGGTTTTGTGATTAAATCCAAACAAAAGATTCAGTTGGTCCCtgaaagaattatttcacaGTGACTGATTCTATCATAAATAAACTATGACACTCCTATATTTGCAGATATCAGAAaactgaggggggaaaaaaagtcatactTCCAGGTAAATTAAGCAAACCttagaggagaagaaaaaaaaaccatacGATACACTCTTTGGCCACATGAATAAAACTAGGGGTATGTTTTTATatagaattaagaaaaaatcattaGCAGGCTGTGGTTTAGTCTCTACAATTTTCacatcaaacacagaaatgagtgGTAAAGCCTTTCTTTCTTAGCCACGTAGAGTACACCAGTACAGGGATGGAAAGTTAAGTTCAAGACTGGGTATGTacactgcttctttttttcccatttctgtgaTCAGACAAggcatgcacacacagcccaTTAAGACCTGAAACTTCTGGCCAATAAATATTCCAGTAATCTCAAAAGCAGTCCTGAGCCCAGGAACTTTTGCTACTAGGGATCAGAAAACAGGCATTGGACGGGCCTTTGTTCcagaaaacaacataaaactgGATAAGGGAAAGTAGATACAGAGATATGATGAGAAATAACTTCAGTCGCATGAATTCCAGTTGCCAGTTAGCCATTTTAACAGAATTGTCTAGAGCAGTGACTCCAGCACTTCCCTGTGAAATACCAGGCTTTCCTGAACCTGACACTTGCCTAGGCACCTGGGTATCCATAGGCAGCTCTACAGATGCACTCCAGCTCAGAGGGATTTTGATGTTGCTTATCCCAAGTTATTAATTCCACTCTACAATCCTGTTTGAGCCACTTTGAGGGAGGAAATCCCATGGTTAGGGGTTATCACCACTGATGCTGGTGATGCCACACTGAGAACTAGTTGCCCTTGCTTTGCATCTGTTGTAACAGTATCTGGAAAAGTTGTCAGAAGAACAGAGAGCTTGTGCACAAAAGGGGTGTTTCCAAAACCAGGCCTTTCATGTAGGAAACAAGAAATTAGGGAGTTCCTCAAATGTAGGGTACAAGTATGTGAATTCTtgtccctgctccctcccctcaCACCTCCCAACCCACTCTTGCATATAAATGTCAGCAGTAAGCTAAGACGTGTTAACACCTTGACTCTGCAGAGATCAACAGTGAACACGGTGGGAAAACCTGTTACTAAATTTCCTGTAAATGACATTGCTGTCACTAGCATTGCTGCACTGAAACGGATTACAAGAACTCCATTATACACTGTCATGGCTTAAActtcctgcttttgtttcttcctaAGGCATTATGCTCTACATGCACGCCCAGAATCTGTCTTTCTTTGGCGGACAGAtgcaaaaggaaggaaggaaggaagaggggtTGTGAactacagctttaaaataatttctgcatcacgtgctgtttgtttcttgaagaactgcatgCTTTTGGGAGACTGACTGATAAACTGCAATTTAAGTGGACCCACTGCTGGGTAAGCAACAGATAATCTGAGGATTGAAATTGAATGTTAAACCATTAACATGGATGCTGGTTCATCTCACATCAATCACCCCAAGATGGCTGCAGTTTTATCTCTTATTTATTAGATCTCCTTTTAAGAGCAATAATCATTCACAATTACAAACAAAATTGATCCAGTTCTGGAGCAAATAAGATCATTTGTTTCCCTACCCCACCATCACTTTCCAATGAAGGCAGTGGAAAGTTCTGAGGTCTCCCTCCTCTTTCTATATATTAGGCAACGTATAATGGACTAGAGCCTGGCAGTGCCCATACAAAGAAGGCAAAGCAGAGCGTTGCAGTAAGATGCAATAGGGTCCTATAGAATGACAGCAGGTGTTAGGTGATCAGCAGGCTGGCTACACACCCATTCAGGAGTGCCTGACCCAAACAAAAGGCACAGTAATTCTGAGAAGCAAAACCATGTATTGAATAGATCAAACTAGCTACACCCCTTTTCCATTTAACAGTGACAGGCATACAACATCCTTTGAATTGGTGTGTTGTCTCTACTTAGCCACTAAATAGAGACACGCAGAGAAACAGCAATTAGAGCAGTTGCTCTTtacacaggaaagcaaaatattgaCCTCATAGAATGTCTTCACTGACAGCGCAGCAAAGGTGATGATGTGCACTGTACACTGTGCTTCTCCTCAGCTGTAATTTAGAGGAACTGAACTTGAAAGATGCTGTGTTGGAGCTCTGCACCAACAGGTACTGAGCCTAGTCCTCCAAGTGAAGAGCCATGCTCTAGCTGAtgatggaaaaagggaaagttaGATGTCAGCCTCAACCTACATCAATTATCTGCTGAATAGGCTGCAGTGAAGGAAATGCAATGGAGACCTGGAGTAATGGAAACCTGCTCTAAGACATACTGATGTTTCTAGCAGTGAGCTGCCTTAGTCATCTACTGACAGCAGATGCTACTGAATACCCCCTGGAGAGCCTCAACCAGCCATTTCTTAATGGCCCTGTGATTCCCACTGCATTGTCTCCTTAGTATGAACTTCAGGAAAGGCCCTTGGACTAGGACAAAGGTCAGCAACAAAAACTGTTCTTCAAGCTATCTCCTTGCAACTGGCCTCTAGTCCCTGGAAACCCAATTTCAACTATAACAGACAAAAGAATGGAGACTAAGAGCAGTTACTTACAGACACTAATTAAATTAACCCTGTCAAACATATCCTGAACAGCTACTGGGCAAAAGAAagcatggcaggaggaggagaatgaGTATCACTCAGCTTGGGAAAAGAGAGGGTAATTTATCAATCTCTTTTAAGGGCGCCTTATTTTGATAAAGGTGTTCTATTAGATCTATAAGGCAGATTTAATAATACTTAAAAGGAGTAGGGAAAGCTTGCAGGACAGAGAAGAAAGGTCTGGGATTTCCCACATGTAGAGAAGAGCCAGGGGTGTTTGGGAAGCACATGTATAGCTTTCTTCCTTGTACtcagtttttaatgaaaatttcctCTAAAACATGACCAGAGCACCTGTTCTTTCTTGTTTGAAAAGTGCTCATGTCAGCTCATGAGCTGCACCTATAAAGAAGGTGGATAGAAGTAAGAATCAGACCAACACGCAGCACCATCTGTTGGAGATggcaacacattttttttttactggagtTCTCCATGCTTCTGTAAGTGAAACAGAGCACAATCTTACAGCAACATCACTGATATAAGCCAGCTCACGAGTCATTTATAGTTTTTCCTCATTCCATCAATACTgccacaatatttttaattttcttcttactaATCCTCTATCAGTAGTACCACCTAATGCTCAGTCTTGAACCAGCACCCCATTTCCAAGGTTTTCTTCAAGTGGTGAAGAGGCTGGTGACTGATTGCTATCTCCAGCAATCTGAGGGGCTGAATTAAAAGCCCCTCAGATCAGTTTTGTAGCAGCAAGGGTTCAACAATCAGAGGACTTCACTAAATTCCTGCAACCCTTCACAAAGTACACCACGTTCCCCAACTTGAATTTCTGATCCTTCACTTCATTTAGTTTTGTTAATTTGTGGCCAGCCTTGTCTGTGCTCTACTCTGCGTGTGACTGACTTTTTGTTACTGATGAAAGTTTTAAAGCTAGGACTTGAAATCACAAGTCCAGCTCAACTCTTCACAGCATGTGACTATAACCCTCAAGCCAGCAGGTCTCTAAAAAGGAATAATGTGTTTATTAAGCCATCAGCTTTACTCTGTTACAGGAACCAATGTTTCTGTGCAAAGAAATTAGCCCTGGAAGGAAGCGAGGGCACAAACTTTAAGGGTGATTCAATGTTCTGTGGGATTCTAGTACACTGAGTCAAGAAAAGTTTATCCTGTACTAAGAAGGGAGTGCCAAAAGTTTAGCAGAGAGATACTAAGTGCCCTTGGGTTCTGTGACTGTATACGTGGCTCTGAGCCAGAGTTCTACTGATGTTATCAACACTTTTTGAAACTCTAGGAAAGAACCTGTGAATcattcccccccacacacaacTTTCTAGaccctgtaaaaaaaaaaaataacggAAAACAGATTAGGCCTACATTTCCTGTTAACTATAAATACTATTGTTTCCAAGTTATAGCATTTTTGAAGGCAACTGTCTTCAGAGACTCCATGTAGTTACAAAGCAGTTGTAGTTTATTACTGTATCTGTTGATGAATAAATGCACTTAAAAtctgctagggaaaaaaataaacacacacacagtatgTATCAGTATGTATTTTATCCACGTAGACACATACATCCCTGAGAATGTAAGACACACGTACCATTCTTTATCTTATTTCAAATAAGTTCAACACTGAAAAACCTAAGTACCTTGTGCAAAATGAGTTCCTTACAATTAGCAACATTTTACTTTCCATAAAGCAGAGACATTTCCATGAGGTTACAAAACACATTCCTTTGTTCAAAGACTTCACATTTGAGGAAAACACTTATGTTTCACTTAAAGAAACCTATTTAAGAAAAGCTACATACCTTTCTATTGAATGTGTTAATTGTTTCACGTAGTGTAGCTTCACTAAGCGCTGTCCTTCTAGTGAGTACTTCTTTATGCTTACAGCTGTATCTCCAGGTGACATCAACAACCTCAAGCAcaaattgaagaagaaaataaagcaaacaagatTCCCATATgtctggctttaaaataaagaggcTAGCTAGTAGAAGTATGTTTTTCCCTAATAATTCTGGAAATGACATTACTTCACACACTTGCCTCAgggtacacttttttttttttttttttaaagcatcactATTCCTACCTCATCTTTGGAAAATGCGATTACATAGGAGAGCTTCTTTCCCCACCCAGTTTCATAGAGAAGAGGTTTATCACAGGCATTTTCACAGGGATCACAGTGAAGCCACCTTGTCTGAGATGAAGAATATACTTCAGTCCATACATGATCTACATAAGAAAGGTAGAAAGTAAACAATGAATAATAGGGATAGATTCTCTCTACTAATAACACAATACTATCATAGGATCACGTTCCCTTTGATTCGACAAAagattttcactgaaatcaggCATCTAACCTTAGTTGCAGAACTGTATTTCATCTCTCACGCATGTcaagaaacagaatttatattttgttagCTGGACTGAATAACTTTACATGGTGCCTACGGGCTAATATAACCTTAGAACCATAAAATAACCTCGTTTTgaattatttgtattaataCATTCTGTAATACTGTTACCTGTATAGTCCCAGACATATCTGGCTTCAA comes from Aythya fuligula isolate bAytFul2 chromosome 2, bAytFul2.pri, whole genome shotgun sequence and encodes:
- the NGLY1 gene encoding peptide-N(4)-(N-acetyl-beta-glucosaminyl)asparagine amidase, which codes for MAAAVGRASSAGSAAVSELCQNGRDTFLEASRLLLAYADNILRNPAEEKYRLIRIGNPAFSTRLLPVRGAVECLFEMGFQEGETHLIFPKEASIEQLRKIRDLIAGERSSRLNESNQIHRPGSSEAVASTQAAAHQPSRPADPVRAPAQQQLETSLVQSLEMAASILKALQSNFEHVLVYEDPSLQQKALASIPLQQLKGKAQKKLAQATRLDKGAHVNEDDFLLLELLNWFKNDFFHWVNSLPCSRCGGQTEQKSDKLTPTDDDLRWNAGRVENHYCNQCQFSNRFPRYGNPEKLLETRCGRCGEWANCFTLCCRAVGFEARYVWDYTDHVWTEVYSSSQTRWLHCDPCENACDKPLLYETGWGKKLSYVIAFSKDEVVDVTWRYSCKHKEVLTRRTALSEATLRETINTFNRKRQRFLAESRKSELLQRTIVELVEFISPKPPKPGEFGGRTSGSMAWRVARGEAGSEKRKEVIFVPFEKEKTSKLFHLTYNIVEDSYIRISNNNEKITGWEAGVWKAESIWRKVETDWKMVYLARKEGSSSASISWKFECKSAGLKIENVSIRTSSQTFQSGKIKWRVYSPTTEIALLGDKNLCSYSDFCGATEVTLEAILNGGDGETAWQHTQLFRESLTGCGENCLEIIIKLTDL